From Myxococcus xanthus, a single genomic window includes:
- the sufB gene encoding Fe-S cluster assembly protein SufB, which translates to MSTETLQELTRRPYAAGFVTQVESDTFPPGLDEDVIRQISAKKGEPEFLLDWRLKAFRHWKTMKEPTWQAVTYAPIDYQAIRYYSAPKQKPVKASLDEVDPEILRTYEKLGIPLHEQKLLQNVAVDAVFDSVSVATTFKDKLAKAGVIFCSFSEAVREHPELVKKYLGTVVPYSDNYFAALNSAVFSDGSFVYIPKGVRCPMELSTYFRINAADTGQFERTLIVAEEGSHVSYLEGCTAPMRDTNQLHAAVVELVALDNATIKYSTVQNWYPGDAEGRGGIYNFVTKRGIAHRAAKISWTQVETGSAITWKYPSVILKGDDSVGEFYSVALTNHMQQADTGTKMVHIGKNSRSTIVSKGISAGRGQNTYRGLVKVLKSAENARNYTQCDSLLLGDKCGAHTVPYIEVKNASAQVEHEASTSKIGEDQLFYCRQRGISQEDAVSMIVNGFCRQVFKELPMEFAVEAQKLLGVSLEGSVG; encoded by the coding sequence ATGAGCACCGAAACCCTCCAGGAACTGACGCGCCGCCCGTATGCGGCGGGCTTCGTCACCCAGGTGGAATCGGACACGTTTCCCCCCGGGCTGGACGAGGACGTCATCCGCCAGATCTCCGCGAAGAAGGGTGAGCCGGAGTTCCTCCTCGACTGGCGCCTCAAGGCCTTCCGCCACTGGAAGACGATGAAGGAGCCCACGTGGCAGGCCGTCACCTACGCGCCCATCGACTATCAGGCCATCCGCTACTACTCGGCGCCGAAGCAGAAGCCGGTGAAGGCCAGCCTGGACGAGGTGGACCCGGAGATTCTGCGCACCTACGAGAAGCTCGGTATCCCGCTGCATGAGCAGAAGCTGCTGCAGAACGTGGCGGTGGACGCCGTCTTCGACTCGGTGTCGGTGGCCACCACGTTCAAGGACAAGCTGGCCAAGGCGGGCGTCATCTTCTGCTCGTTCTCCGAGGCCGTGCGCGAGCACCCGGAGCTGGTGAAGAAGTACCTGGGCACCGTCGTGCCGTACTCGGACAACTACTTCGCCGCGCTCAACTCGGCGGTCTTCAGCGACGGCTCGTTCGTCTACATCCCCAAGGGCGTGCGCTGCCCCATGGAGCTGTCCACGTACTTCCGCATCAACGCGGCGGACACGGGCCAGTTCGAGCGCACGCTCATCGTCGCGGAGGAGGGCTCCCACGTGAGCTACCTGGAGGGCTGCACGGCCCCCATGCGCGACACCAACCAGCTCCACGCCGCGGTGGTGGAGCTGGTGGCCTTGGACAACGCCACCATCAAGTACTCCACGGTGCAGAACTGGTACCCGGGCGACGCGGAGGGGCGCGGCGGCATCTACAACTTCGTCACCAAGCGTGGCATCGCGCACCGGGCGGCGAAGATTTCGTGGACGCAGGTGGAGACGGGCTCGGCGATTACATGGAAGTACCCGAGCGTCATCCTCAAGGGGGATGACTCGGTGGGCGAGTTCTACTCGGTGGCGCTCACCAACCACATGCAGCAGGCGGACACGGGCACGAAGATGGTGCACATCGGGAAGAACTCCCGCAGCACCATCGTGTCCAAGGGCATCTCCGCCGGCCGCGGGCAGAACACGTACCGGGGGCTGGTGAAGGTGCTCAAGAGCGCGGAGAACGCGCGCAACTACACGCAGTGCGATTCGCTGCTGCTCGGTGACAAGTGTGGCGCCCACACGGTGCCGTACATCGAGGTGAAGAACGCGTCGGCGCAGGTGGAGCATGAAGCGTCCACGTCGAAGATTGGCGAGGACCAGCTCTTCTACTGCCGGCAGCGGGGCATCTCGCAGGAGGACGCGGTGTCGATGATCGTCAACGGCTTCTGCCGCCAGGTGTTCAAGGAGCTCCCCATGGAGTTCGCGGTGGAAGCGCAGAAGCTGCTCGGAGTGAGCCTGGAAGGGAGCGTGGGGTAG
- a CDS encoding ABC transporter substrate-binding protein, whose protein sequence is MRRPLMLLATLALAVVACEKKNAPAAPSPEGQATGVPAAPVDSNTILLGEVGSLTGSEATFGVSARNGIELALNEANEAGGVKGKKLQVRVYDSQGRPEEGAQAVTRLITQDKVVAILGEAASSVSMAMAEKAQAGKVPMVTPTSTAPEVTQKGDYIFRVCFIDPFQGLAMAKFARENLQLSRVAVLRDNKSAFSMGLADVFTARFKEFGGEVPGDESYSKGDTDFRAQLTSLKRLKPDAVFVPGYYTDVGIIARQAREIGLKVPLLGGDGWDSDKLYELGGSALEGSYFANHYSPDNPDPVLQRFLARYKATYGGVPDSVAALAYDAARVTIDAMKRAPDLSGPSLRDAIAATKEFPGVTGKITLDANRDAVKEAVVLKVSGGKAEFVTTVTP, encoded by the coding sequence ATGCGCCGTCCCCTGATGCTGCTCGCGACCCTGGCCCTGGCCGTGGTGGCCTGCGAGAAGAAGAACGCGCCCGCCGCGCCCTCGCCGGAGGGGCAGGCGACCGGGGTACCGGCCGCTCCGGTGGACTCGAACACGATTCTGCTGGGAGAGGTCGGCAGCCTCACGGGGAGCGAGGCGACCTTCGGGGTGTCCGCGCGCAACGGCATCGAGCTGGCGCTGAACGAGGCCAACGAGGCGGGCGGCGTGAAGGGCAAGAAGCTCCAGGTGCGCGTCTACGACAGCCAGGGCCGGCCAGAGGAAGGCGCCCAGGCCGTGACGCGGCTCATCACCCAGGACAAGGTGGTGGCGATTCTCGGCGAGGCGGCCTCGTCGGTGTCCATGGCCATGGCGGAGAAGGCGCAGGCGGGCAAGGTGCCCATGGTGACGCCCACGTCCACCGCGCCGGAAGTGACGCAGAAGGGCGACTACATCTTCCGCGTCTGCTTCATCGACCCCTTCCAGGGGCTCGCCATGGCGAAGTTCGCGCGGGAGAACCTGCAGCTGTCCCGCGTCGCGGTCCTGCGCGACAACAAGAGCGCGTTCTCCATGGGCCTGGCGGACGTGTTCACCGCCAGGTTCAAGGAGTTCGGCGGCGAGGTGCCGGGCGACGAGAGCTACTCCAAGGGCGACACGGACTTCCGCGCGCAACTGACGTCCCTCAAGCGGCTGAAGCCGGACGCCGTCTTCGTCCCTGGCTACTACACGGACGTGGGCATCATCGCGCGGCAGGCGCGTGAAATCGGGCTCAAGGTGCCGCTGCTCGGCGGCGACGGCTGGGACTCCGACAAGCTGTACGAGCTGGGCGGCTCCGCGCTGGAGGGCAGCTACTTCGCGAACCACTACTCGCCGGACAACCCGGACCCGGTGCTCCAGAGGTTCCTGGCCCGCTACAAGGCCACCTACGGCGGCGTGCCGGACAGCGTGGCCGCGCTGGCGTACGACGCGGCGCGGGTGACCATCGACGCCATGAAGCGCGCGCCGGACCTGAGCGGCCCTTCGCTGCGCGACGCGATTGCCGCGACGAAGGAGTTCCCGGGCGTGACGGGCAAAATCACCCTGGACGCCAACCGCGACGCGGTGAAGGAGGCCGTGGTGCTCAAGGTCTCCGGCGGCAAGGCGGAGTTCGTCACCACGGTGACGCCGTAA
- a CDS encoding SUF system Fe-S cluster assembly regulator yields MLRMSKMTDYGIVLMTELARAEGDTRTTRELAARTRVPLPSASKVLKSLLQAALVVSHRGANGGYGLARPAHELPLAELVTALEGPVALTECGVHTSGGAPCELESVCQVRGHWRLINDAIQEALGRLTLADLIAPAPRVPERLVGLGTPSRPAPSPAAGHPPPASATGVRS; encoded by the coding sequence ATGCTCCGGATGAGCAAGATGACCGACTACGGCATCGTGCTGATGACCGAGCTGGCTCGCGCGGAGGGTGACACGCGCACCACCCGTGAGCTGGCGGCGCGCACGCGCGTGCCACTTCCCTCGGCCAGCAAGGTGCTCAAGAGCCTGCTCCAGGCGGCGCTCGTGGTGTCGCACCGTGGCGCCAACGGCGGCTACGGACTGGCACGCCCGGCCCATGAGCTTCCGCTGGCCGAACTGGTCACCGCGCTCGAAGGGCCGGTCGCCCTCACGGAGTGTGGCGTCCACACCTCCGGGGGTGCGCCCTGTGAGCTGGAGTCCGTCTGCCAGGTGCGGGGCCACTGGCGCCTCATCAACGACGCCATTCAGGAGGCCCTGGGGCGGCTGACGCTGGCGGACCTCATCGCCCCCGCGCCCCGCGTGCCAGAGCGCCTCGTGGGCCTGGGGACACCCTCTCGCCCGGCGCCTTCCCCGGCCGCTGGCCACCCCCCTCCCGCTTCCGCGACAGGAGTCCGCTCATGA
- the sufC gene encoding Fe-S cluster assembly ATPase SufC, whose amino-acid sequence MALLTVRNLHARVAGKDILKGIDLEVAPGEVHAIMGPNGSGKSTLASVLAGRDGYEVTQGEVLFDGKPLLELSPEARAAAGVFLAFQYPVEIPGVGNIHFLRTALNAQRRAKGLEELDAMDFLQLAKEKSKLVQLDAAFMNRSVNEGFSGGEKKRNEIFQMAVLEPRLAILDETDSGLDIDALRTVAGGVNALRSPERGMVLITHYQRLLDYIVPDKVHVIAAGRIVRSGGRELALELEEKGYGWLGLDGGKAKAPVAEARR is encoded by the coding sequence ATGGCGCTTTTGACTGTTCGCAACCTGCACGCCCGCGTGGCGGGCAAGGACATCCTCAAGGGCATCGACCTGGAGGTCGCGCCCGGCGAGGTCCACGCCATCATGGGCCCCAACGGCTCCGGGAAGAGCACGCTGGCCAGCGTGCTGGCGGGCCGTGACGGCTACGAGGTGACGCAGGGCGAGGTGCTGTTCGACGGCAAGCCGCTGCTGGAGCTGTCGCCCGAGGCCCGCGCCGCCGCGGGCGTGTTCCTCGCCTTCCAGTACCCGGTGGAGATTCCGGGCGTGGGCAACATCCACTTCCTGCGCACCGCGCTCAACGCGCAGCGCCGCGCGAAGGGGCTGGAGGAGCTGGACGCCATGGACTTCCTCCAACTGGCCAAGGAGAAGTCGAAGCTGGTGCAGCTCGACGCGGCCTTCATGAACCGTTCGGTGAACGAGGGCTTCTCCGGCGGCGAGAAGAAGCGCAACGAGATTTTCCAGATGGCGGTGCTGGAGCCGCGGCTGGCCATCCTCGACGAGACGGACTCCGGCCTGGACATCGACGCGCTGCGCACGGTGGCGGGTGGCGTCAACGCGCTGCGCTCGCCCGAGCGCGGCATGGTGCTGATTACGCACTATCAGCGGCTGCTCGACTACATCGTCCCGGACAAGGTGCACGTCATCGCGGCGGGCCGCATCGTCCGCTCCGGTGGGCGCGAGCTGGCGCTGGAGCTGGAGGAGAAGGGCTACGGCTGGCTGGGGTTGGACGGTGGAAAGGCCAAGGCGCCGGTGGCGGAGGCGCGGCGATGA